From a region of the Leptospira venezuelensis genome:
- the pyrH gene encoding UMP kinase: protein MAEETSKYKRILIKLSGEALAGEGEFGIDSNKAHSLAEEIKEVHSLGVEIALVVGGGNLIRGANLAKVGMDQATADYMGMLATIQNALALQDACEKKGLYTRVQSAIDIHSIAESYIRRRAVRHLEKKRIVIFAGGIGNPYFTTDTAASLRAVEVGCEVILKATKVDGVYEADPKKDPSAKRYTHISFMESIKRRLKVMDSTALSLCMENNMSIIVFDIFKRGNLKDLVLGDKKIGTLISNSEDIRIDGE, encoded by the coding sequence TTGGCCGAAGAAACTTCTAAGTATAAGCGGATCTTAATAAAACTCTCCGGTGAGGCACTTGCCGGAGAGGGAGAGTTTGGGATAGATAGTAATAAAGCCCATTCACTTGCAGAAGAGATCAAAGAAGTTCATTCTTTAGGAGTAGAGATTGCTCTGGTAGTCGGAGGGGGAAACCTGATCCGAGGAGCAAATCTCGCTAAGGTCGGGATGGACCAAGCCACCGCAGATTATATGGGGATGCTCGCTACCATCCAAAACGCATTGGCACTACAAGATGCCTGCGAGAAAAAAGGACTCTATACTAGAGTTCAGTCAGCAATCGATATTCATTCCATCGCAGAAAGTTATATCCGCCGCAGAGCGGTCCGACATTTAGAAAAGAAAAGGATCGTGATCTTTGCTGGTGGAATAGGTAACCCTTATTTTACTACGGATACTGCAGCAAGTTTAAGAGCGGTAGAAGTAGGATGTGAAGTGATCCTAAAAGCCACTAAGGTGGATGGTGTTTACGAAGCGGATCCTAAAAAAGATCCAAGTGCTAAACGATACACTCATATCTCCTTTATGGAATCCATTAAACGAAGATTGAAAGTTATGGATTCTACTGCCCTCAGTCTTTGTATGGAAAACAATATGTCAATAATCGTATTTGACATTTTTAAGCGGGGCAATTTAAAAGATTTGGTTCTCGGAGACAAAAAAATAGGTACCCTGATTTCTAACTCGGAGGATATTCGGATCGATGGCGAATGA
- a CDS encoding tetratricopeptide repeat protein, with amino-acid sequence MVTESFKQTLKLYDEGLALYKNRKFKEAWELFKKAVEITPNDGPSKKYIGRCEAFIANPPPEDWDGVFEMKTK; translated from the coding sequence ATGGTCACTGAGTCTTTTAAACAAACTCTGAAATTGTACGACGAAGGTCTCGCACTGTACAAGAATAGAAAGTTCAAGGAAGCTTGGGAACTGTTCAAAAAGGCAGTAGAGATCACTCCTAACGACGGGCCTTCTAAAAAATACATAGGACGCTGCGAAGCATTTATCGCGAATCCTCCACCTGAAGATTGGGATGGGGTTTTCGAGATGAAAACGAAATAA
- the frr gene encoding ribosome recycling factor, translating to MANEDIINAMKSKMDKTVELLKKDFAGVRTGRANPALIEDLRVEYYGTPTPINQLGNISAPEPRLLVVSPYDKGTMKDIEKAIQASGLGLQPTNDGVVIRIIIPELTGERRKELAKVVKSKSEEKKVAVRNIRRDAMEDLKKHSEGISQDELKTLQDQVQKITDSYIDKVSAITAEKEKEITTV from the coding sequence ATGGCGAATGAAGATATAATCAACGCAATGAAATCCAAGATGGATAAAACCGTGGAACTCCTGAAAAAGGATTTTGCGGGAGTTCGTACGGGCAGGGCCAACCCTGCATTGATCGAAGATCTTAGAGTGGAATACTACGGAACTCCAACACCAATCAATCAGTTGGGAAATATTTCCGCCCCAGAGCCTAGACTTCTCGTAGTTTCTCCTTATGATAAGGGGACTATGAAAGATATTGAAAAGGCAATCCAAGCCTCTGGGTTAGGACTACAACCTACGAATGATGGGGTTGTAATTCGTATTATTATTCCAGAACTTACGGGCGAAAGACGTAAAGAATTAGCAAAAGTGGTTAAATCCAAATCGGAAGAGAAGAAGGTCGCCGTAAGGAATATCCGCCGCGATGCGATGGAAGATCTTAAAAAACATTCCGAAGGAATTTCCCAAGACGAATTAAAAACTCTACAAGACCAGGTGCAAAAAATTACGGATTCTTATATAGATAAAGTTTCCGCAATTACCGCTGAAAAAGAGAAGGAAATCACTACGGTCTAA
- the tsf gene encoding translation elongation factor Ts — translation MSASTTDLIKELRDRTGAGLMDCKKALVENNNDLDKSADWLREKGIAKASKKAGRVTKEGRNISYIHGDGKIGVLLELNSETDFVARNEAFEALGKEICLQIAAMAPLYVSEEQVPAEDIERETKVLEAQLKEEGKKPEQIEKIIPGKIKKYYSEVCLLNQAFIKDNTKTVDDLVKEAIAKFGENIIVARFARFQVGGA, via the coding sequence ATGTCAGCATCTACTACCGACCTTATTAAGGAACTAAGAGACCGCACCGGTGCGGGATTGATGGATTGTAAAAAGGCTCTTGTTGAGAATAATAACGATCTAGACAAATCTGCAGATTGGTTGCGTGAAAAGGGAATCGCTAAGGCTTCTAAAAAAGCAGGACGCGTAACCAAAGAAGGAAGAAATATTTCCTATATCCACGGAGACGGAAAGATCGGAGTTCTACTCGAGCTCAACTCTGAAACTGACTTCGTTGCACGTAACGAGGCTTTCGAAGCTCTCGGAAAAGAGATCTGTCTGCAAATCGCAGCTATGGCTCCTCTATACGTAAGCGAAGAACAAGTTCCTGCAGAAGATATCGAGCGTGAAACTAAGGTTTTGGAAGCTCAATTAAAAGAAGAAGGTAAAAAACCAGAACAGATCGAGAAGATCATTCCTGGAAAAATCAAAAAGTATTACTCTGAAGTATGCCTTTTGAACCAAGCCTTCATCAAGGATAATACTAAGACCGTTGACGATCTGGTTAAGGAAGCTATTGCGAAATTCGGTGAAAATATCATCGTAGCTCGTTTTGCTCGTTTCCAGGTAGGCGGCGCGTAA
- the acpS gene encoding holo-ACP synthase: MKITIGNDIVENSRIRDLLDKHGERFLKRVFSETEIAYCSGRKDPVPHLSGRFCVKEAFIKAIEPGDKVILDMREIELFGKDFGKKELVLHGKSKELFLEKGYSGVSVSISHAENYSTAVVVLYKE, translated from the coding sequence ATGAAGATCACTATCGGGAATGATATAGTAGAAAATTCCAGGATCAGAGACTTACTCGATAAACATGGAGAAAGATTTCTGAAAAGAGTATTTTCAGAAACGGAAATAGCGTACTGTTCGGGTAGAAAAGATCCAGTTCCACATCTTAGTGGAAGATTCTGCGTGAAGGAAGCATTCATCAAGGCCATAGAACCCGGAGATAAGGTGATTCTTGATATGAGAGAAATCGAACTTTTCGGGAAAGATTTTGGAAAAAAAGAATTGGTACTTCACGGAAAATCGAAAGAATTGTTCCTCGAGAAAGGCTATAGCGGTGTTTCCGTATCCATCAGCCATGCGGAAAATTATTCCACTGCGGTTGTCGTTCTCTATAAGGAGTGA
- a CDS encoding phosphatidate cytidylyltransferase, protein MGETTKRILSAAVLVALYLFMIFYRDFYYLQTLIILLVAGVIGLTEFYRLSDRGQDGRPFKGTGIFFFIIILLIYYFRFVASQNKFEPPIFFQRHIKLFVPSFDAVTFSFVLLFLFSFLLQILRRPLDGAIFSVSSTILGVVYAALPLGHLFLLLGMNQGIYYVFLVSVATFMTDVGGYFGGRWFGRNPAGLAISPKKTWEGYVSGIIVAIGSVFLLNILWERSTGVAPLVSGAEVFLTSLILSFVGIIGDLLESAMKRDAKVKDSGNLIPGHGGILDRADALLLTVPILYFYLQIKVALGFPV, encoded by the coding sequence ATGGGTGAAACTACAAAAAGGATCCTTTCTGCGGCTGTGCTCGTAGCCCTCTACCTGTTCATGATCTTTTACAGGGATTTTTATTATTTACAAACCCTGATAATACTTCTGGTCGCAGGAGTAATAGGTCTGACGGAATTTTATAGGCTTTCTGACAGAGGTCAGGACGGAAGGCCCTTTAAAGGAACTGGAATATTCTTCTTTATTATAATATTATTAATTTATTATTTTAGATTTGTAGCTTCTCAGAACAAATTCGAGCCTCCGATCTTTTTCCAAAGACACATTAAACTGTTTGTTCCTAGTTTTGATGCTGTGACCTTCTCCTTTGTATTACTTTTCTTATTTAGTTTCCTTCTTCAGATTTTGAGAAGGCCCCTGGATGGTGCGATCTTCTCAGTAAGTTCCACAATTTTAGGAGTAGTTTACGCAGCACTTCCACTCGGACATTTATTTCTTCTTTTGGGAATGAACCAAGGCATCTATTATGTGTTCTTGGTTTCGGTTGCAACATTCATGACCGATGTGGGTGGATATTTTGGCGGACGTTGGTTCGGTCGAAATCCTGCAGGACTTGCGATCTCTCCTAAAAAGACTTGGGAAGGTTATGTTTCAGGGATCATAGTTGCGATCGGTTCAGTATTTCTTCTCAATATTCTCTGGGAAAGAAGCACAGGAGTTGCACCTTTAGTTTCAGGTGCAGAAGTATTTTTAACTTCTTTAATTTTATCTTTTGTTGGTATCATTGGGGACCTATTGGAATCTGCAATGAAAAGGGATGCTAAGGTAAAAGACTCGGGGAATTTGATCCCTGGTCACGGTGGAATTTTGGATAGAGCTGATGCTTTACTTTTAACAGTTCCTATCCTTTATTTTTATCTCCAGATCAAGGTCGCTCTGGGATTTCCGGTCTAA
- a CDS encoding isoprenyl transferase — MASSKKKIPRHVAVIMDGNGRWATSKGLSRSEGHRAGADAIDRLMDSSLSLGLEVVSLYAFSTENWKRPITEIRSIFNLLVEFIDSRLEKINAKGIRILHSGSRKKLSSLVLSKIDHAAEVTRKNRKLTVNFCLNYGSQEEILSAFSRVAEERKKKSISIQKPISTKELEKYLYTYPLPAVDLLIRTAGERRLSNFLLWQSAYAELFFTENLWPEFGDKDLREALDWFARRTRKFGGLENG, encoded by the coding sequence TTGGCTTCTTCCAAAAAGAAAATTCCCCGTCACGTGGCCGTCATCATGGATGGGAACGGAAGATGGGCGACATCTAAAGGACTTTCCAGATCAGAAGGGCATAGGGCTGGTGCAGACGCAATTGATCGTCTCATGGACTCCAGTCTTTCCTTAGGTCTCGAAGTAGTTTCTCTTTACGCATTCTCCACTGAAAACTGGAAACGTCCGATCACAGAGATCAGATCCATATTCAATCTATTGGTGGAATTTATAGATTCCCGTTTAGAAAAGATCAATGCAAAAGGGATCAGAATATTACATTCGGGTTCTAGAAAGAAATTAAGCTCTCTGGTTTTATCTAAAATCGATCATGCTGCTGAGGTTACCCGCAAAAACCGCAAATTAACTGTGAACTTTTGTTTAAATTACGGGTCCCAAGAAGAGATTTTAAGCGCGTTTTCCAGAGTAGCGGAAGAAAGAAAGAAGAAGTCCATCTCCATCCAAAAACCGATCAGCACAAAAGAACTCGAAAAATATTTGTATACGTACCCCCTTCCGGCGGTAGATTTATTGATTAGAACTGCAGGGGAGAGGAGATTATCCAATTTCCTTCTATGGCAATCCGCTTATGCGGAGCTTTTTTTTACGGAAAATCTTTGGCCTGAATTCGGAGACAAGGATCTCAGAGAGGCTTTGGATTGGTTCGCTAGAAGGACCCGAAAATTCGGAGGTTTAGAGAATGGGTGA
- a CDS encoding bactofilin family protein, whose product MSKKASTASKPSRTVTEFGTISTVLGRETHFSGILNFKKPLEISGEFQGEIESEGFLLVSEGAKVRANIKAGTVIVGGEITGNVIATQRLEMLPSGKVNGNIKTAKLQIADGVIFEGNCEMILPNKD is encoded by the coding sequence ATGTCAAAAAAAGCCTCAACCGCATCCAAACCAAGCCGCACTGTAACCGAATTCGGGACTATCTCCACAGTTTTAGGAAGAGAAACCCATTTTTCAGGAATTCTGAACTTCAAAAAACCTTTGGAAATCTCAGGCGAATTCCAGGGAGAAATAGAATCCGAAGGATTTTTATTAGTTAGCGAAGGAGCTAAGGTCAGAGCCAATATCAAGGCCGGGACTGTAATCGTAGGCGGAGAGATCACAGGCAATGTGATCGCTACCCAAAGATTAGAAATGCTTCCGAGCGGAAAAGTAAACGGAAACATCAAGACTGCAAAACTGCAAATTGCTGATGGAGTGATCTTCGAAGGTAACTGCGAGATGATCCTTCCTAATAAGGATTGA
- the rpsB gene encoding 30S ribosomal protein S2, whose translation MSVISMKNLLETGVHFGHQTRKWNPKMAPYVFTARNGIHIIDLQKTVQKAKEAYDALKKVTSEGKKVLFVGTKKQARGAIEREAIRCSMFFINNRWPGGLLTNWNTVKKSIARLKKLEGMEADNSFEKEVKTKKEILSLRRELDKLRKTLGGIKDMNSIPEVLFVIDPKKEEIAVKEARKLGLKIFAVVDTNCDPELIDYPIPGNDDAIRAISLFLETMSNAVIEGTGGVVEQPRFSEDLDSEALALEYQGEYDESGKFIMDEDPVASSKKEETPAAPAATPAPEAPAAIEIDKGE comes from the coding sequence ATGTCAGTAATTTCCATGAAAAACCTTCTGGAAACCGGAGTTCACTTCGGTCACCAGACAAGAAAATGGAATCCGAAAATGGCTCCGTATGTCTTCACAGCAAGAAACGGAATCCATATCATCGACCTTCAAAAAACCGTTCAAAAAGCTAAAGAAGCATATGACGCATTGAAGAAGGTTACTTCCGAAGGAAAAAAAGTCCTATTCGTTGGAACTAAAAAGCAAGCAAGAGGAGCTATCGAAAGAGAAGCAATCCGTTGCAGCATGTTCTTCATCAATAACCGCTGGCCGGGCGGACTTTTAACTAACTGGAATACAGTTAAAAAATCCATCGCTCGTTTGAAAAAACTAGAGGGAATGGAAGCGGATAATAGCTTCGAAAAAGAAGTTAAAACTAAAAAAGAAATTCTATCTCTTCGTAGAGAATTGGACAAACTCCGCAAAACTTTAGGCGGGATCAAGGACATGAATAGCATTCCTGAAGTTCTTTTCGTGATCGATCCTAAAAAAGAAGAGATTGCGGTAAAAGAAGCTCGTAAGCTTGGTCTTAAAATTTTCGCAGTAGTTGATACTAACTGTGATCCTGAATTGATCGACTATCCAATCCCAGGTAATGACGACGCGATCCGTGCGATTTCCTTATTCCTCGAAACCATGTCTAACGCGGTCATTGAAGGAACAGGTGGAGTTGTAGAACAACCTCGCTTCAGCGAAGATCTGGATTCAGAAGCTCTTGCTCTGGAATACCAAGGTGAATACGACGAAAGTGGTAAGTTCATTATGGACGAGGATCCAGTTGCTTCTTCTAAAAAAGAAGAAACACCTGCAGCACCAGCAGCCACTCCGGCTCCTGAAGCTCCAGCCGCTATTGAAATCGATAAAGGCGAGTAA